The genomic DNA GAGCCGTTGCTGGAGGTGTCGACCGACAAGGTCGACACTGAAATCCCTTCCCCCGTTTCCGGCGTCCTGCTGGAAATCAAGGCCGAGGAGGATGACGAGGTCGAGGTCGGATCTGTCATCGCCATTATCGGTGAGGAAGGCGAGGCGCCCGCAGGCGACTCCGGTTCGAACTCGTCCGAGCAGGCTGAGGAGCCGGCCGCCGAAGAGCAGTCCGAGGCCCCTGCCCAGGAGCAGTCTGAGGACAAGCCGAAGGCCGCTCCGGCCGCCTCCGGTTCCGGTTCCGGTTCCGCCACCGACGTGCAGATGCCGGAGCTGGGCGAGTCCGTCACCGAGGGCACCATCACCCAGTGGCTGAAGTCCGTCGGCGACACCGTCGAGGTCGACGAGCCGCTGCTCGAGGTCTCCACCGACAAGGTCGACACCGAAATCCCGTCCCCGGTCGCCGGCACCATCGTCGAGATCCTCGCCGATGAGGACGACGAGGTCGAGGTCGGCGCCGTCATCGCCCGCATCGGTGACGCCGACGCCGCCCCGGCCGAGAAGGCTGCCCCGGCCGCCGAGGAGAAGCAGGCAGAGCCCACGGAGGTCCCCTCCGAGGCCGCCATCGAGGAAGCCGAGTCCAAGGACGAGAACGAGACCGTCGAGGAGGCCGCTCCGGCCGCCTCCGGTTCCGGTTCCGGTTCCGCCACCGACGTGCAGATGCCGGAGCTGGGCGAGTCCGTCACCGAGGGCACCATCACCCAGTGGCTGAAGTCCGTCGGCGACACCGTCGAGGTCGATGAGCCGCTGCTCGAGGTCTCCACCGACAAGGTCGACACCGAAATCCCGTCCCCGGTCGCCGGCACCATCGTCGAGATCCTCGCCGATGAGGACGACGAGGTCGAGGTCGGCGCCGTCATCGCCCGCATCGGTGACGCCGACGCCGCCCCGGCCGAGAAGGCTGCCGAGACCCCGGCCCCGGCTCCGACCAAGGTGGAGAAGAAGGAAGAGAAGAAGGCGTCGGAGAAGCCCAAGCAGGAAGCTCCGAAGGCTGAATCCGCCCCGGCCGCCGAGGCCACCCCGGCGGCGTCGGCCGGTGAGGCCGCCGAGAATGCCTCCTCCATCAAGGTCAATAATTCCGGCAACGTCCCCTACGTGACCCCGCTGGTGCGCAAGCTCGCCGAGAAGCACGGCGTCGACCTCAACTCCCTGACCGGCACCGGCGTCGGCGGCCGCATCCGGAAGCAGGACGTCGAGGCGGCGGCCAAGGCCGCGTCCGCCCCGGCCGAGGACGCCGCCCCGGCGGCCGCCGAAGCCACGGCCCCGGCCCAGTCCGGTCCGCGCGCCCGCTGGTCCACCCGTGCGGTCGACCCGGAGAAGCAGGAGCTCATCGGCACCACTCAGAAGGTCTCCCGCATCCGTCAGATCACGGCCGCCAAGATGGTCGAGGCGCTGCAGACCTCCGCCCAGCTGACCCATGTCCAGGAAGTGGACATGACCCGCATCTGGGACCTGCGCAAGAAGAACAAGCAGGCCTTCGTCGACAAGCATGGTGCGAACCCGACCTTCCTGGGCTTCATCGTCAAGGCCACCGCCGAGGCCCTGGTCTCCCACCCAAACGTCAACGCGTCCTACAACGCCGAGACCAAGGAGATGACCTACCACGCGGACGTCAACATCGGCATCGCCGTGGACACCCCGATGGGCCTGCTCGTCCCGGTGATCAAGAAGGCCCAGGACAAGTCCCTGGTCGAGATCGTCAAGGAGATCGGTGAGCTGGCCGACAAGGCCCGCAACAAGCGCCTGGCCCCGGACGACCTCTCCGGCGCGACCTTCACGGTCACCAACATCGGTTCCGAGGGCGCCCTGCTCGACACCCCGGTTCTGTCCCCGCCGCAGGCCGGCATCCTGGGGACCGCCGCGATCGAGAAGCGCCCGGTGGTCATGCAGATCGACGGTGACGACGTCATCGCCATCCGCCAGATGTGCTACCTGCCGTTCACCTACGATCACCAGATCGTCGACGGCGCCGACGCCGGACGATTCGTCCAGACCATCAAGGATCGTCTGGAGACCGCCGACTTCGAGGCTGACCTCAACCTCTAGCAAGTTATAGCGTCAAACCCCCGGCCGTGCGCCGGACTCCGCCCCCGGAGCCCGGCGCAGTGCCGGGGTTCGGCATTTTCCGGGCCAGACTTGGACGCATGCACAGGAAGGCCGCCCGGCCCCAGTAGGCTGGACACTCGACGACCACCCGCCCCGAGAAGGATGACACCATGCCCTCGTTCCGCAACAGCCACCTGCTTACCCTGCAGCAGGAGGCGGGCGCCCACTTCGTGGGCGCCCATTCCTGGGACCTGTTGACCGACTACGGCGATCCGGTCGCCGAGCACCACGCCCTCCGCACCACGGCAGGTCTGGCGGACCCGGCCTTTGTCGCCATCACGAAGGTCACCGGCCGGGGCGCGGCGGAGTTCCTCGCCGCCCGGCTGGACGGCATGCCTGCCGAGGGCCTCGAGGAGGGACAGGGCACGCACGCCTACCTGACCAACAACCTCGGCGGCATCCTCGCGGACCCGATGGTTTACAGATGCGGTGAGGCGTACCTGCTGCTGACCTGGATCGACAAGGCCCACAGCCTCTTCCACGCCCTGCACCACGAGGCGCTGGGCTCGGACGTCCTCGTCACCGACGAGAGTGGCACGCTCCAGGTCCTGGCCGTGGAGGGCCCGCGGGCGCTGGACGCCCTCCTCCCGGTGCTCGGGGATGAGGACGCCTCCGCGGTGCGGGACATGGTGACGCCGCAGATCCGCCGGGCCGGGATCGCCGGGACCGCGGCCCACATCACCCGGTTCTCCTTCAGCGGGGAGGACGGCTTCCACCTCATCATCCCCCGGGACGAGTCACCCCGGATCTGGGCGCGGCTGCTCGAGGCCGTCCGCAGCCTCGGGGGCCTGCCCGTCGGCGCCGACGCGGTCAACTCCACCCGGGTGGAGGCCGGCCTGCCCGTCTACGGTCACGAGTACTCCTCGACCATCGCCCTGCCCGACCTCATCCGGCTCAACGACGGGGACCCGGCGCCGCGGAAGAAACTCGTCGGCCTGCGGGCGAAGGCGGGGATCCCCGAGCCCCTGACCACCGGGCTGGTCGTCCGCGGTGAGGAGATCCTCGGCGAAACCACCTCCCTCGTGCACTCCCCGACCTTCGGCCAGACCATTGCGATCGCCATCCTCGACGCCGCGTCCGCGGCGGCCGGTGATGAGGTGGAGGTACAGGTCAACGGCGCCAATCAGCCCTTCATTCTCATGGACCTGCCGTTCTACGCCCGCTAATACCCCCGTCCCGCCGGATTTCCCCAGGTCATCGGGAATCGGATACCGACGGGAGGGATCCCTTCAAAGCGCGTTATTGGGATGACTAGACTCAAGGGCACCCCTGTCGGAGCAACAAGAAAGAAGCACGACCTCGATGTCCCCTCAGACTTCAGCGGCTGACTCCACTGCCGGTTTCATCGCCCGCCACCTAGGTCCCGATTCCACCGAACGCGATCACATGCTCGATGTGCTCGGCTACGACTCCCTCGACGCCCTGATGGACGCCGCGATGCCGTCGGCCATCCGTCAGGAGGCCGCCCCAGTCCTGCCGGAGCCCGTCTCCGAGGAGGCCGCCCAGGCCCGCCTGCGTGAGCTGGGCGCGAAGAACGTCGTACTCAAGGCCTTCTACGGGCAGGGCTTCTCCGACACGCTGACCCCGCCGGTCATCCGCCGGGGCGTCGTCGAGGACGCCGGCTGGTACACCGCGTACACCCCCTACCAGCCGGAAATCTCCCAGGGTCGCCTCGAAGCGCTGCTCAGCTTCCAGACGATGGTCCAGGAGCTCTCCGGACTCCCCGTCGCCAACGCCTCCCTGCTGGATGAGGCGTCCGCGGCCGCCGAGGCCGTCGGACTCATGTCCCGCGCCGTGAAGAAGGGGCGTCGCGTCATCCTCGACTCCCGTCTGCACCCGCAGGTCCTGGCGGTCGCCTCCGAGCGGGCCCGCGCCATCGAGCTCGAGGTCGAAATCACCGACCTGTCCGCCGACCTCGTCGGCGAGGATCTCGTGGGTGTGCTCATCGCCTACCCCGGCACCGAGGGCCAGGTCACTGACCCCCGCCCGGTCATCGACGCCATCCACTCCCGCGGTGGCCTGGCGGCCGTGGCGACGGACCCGCTGTCGCTGATGCTGCTCGAGTCCCCGGGCGAGATGGGCGCAGACATCGTCATCGGCAACTCGCAGCGCTTCGGCGTCCCGCTGTTCTTCGGCGGCCCGCACGCGGCGTACATGGCCGTCTCGGACAAGCTCAAGCGCCAGATCCCGGGCCGATTGGTCGGCGTCTCGGTCGACGCTCACGGCCGTCCCGCCTACCGCCTCGCGCTACAGACTCGTGAGCAGCACATTCGCCGCGAGAAGGCGACCTCCAACATCTGCACCGCCCAGGCGCTGCTGGCCGTCACCGCGTCGATGTACGCCGTCTACCACGGTCGCGACGGCCTGCTGCGCATCGCGAACCGCGTCCACGAGCGCGCCACCCGCTTCGCGGCCTCCCTGCGCGACGGTGGCGTCAGCGTCCGCCATGACGCGTTCTTCGACACCGTCGCCGTCGAGGCTCCGGGCCGGGCCCAGGAGCTCGTCGACGCCGCCGCCGACGCGGGCTACCTGGTGCGCCCGATTGACGCCGACACCGTGGGCGTCTCCTTCGGCGAGTCCGCCTCCGAGGAGGACGTGGCCGCCCTGGCCGGGGTGTTCGGCGTCGGTACCGTCGTCGCCGAGGCCGAGACGGCTATTCCCGGCTCCGTCCAGCGGGAGACCGAGACGCTGACGCACCCGATCTTCAATTCGATTCACTCCGAGACCCAGATGATGCGCTACATCCGCACGCTGGGCGACAAGGACCTGGCGCTGGATCGCACGATGATCCCGCTGGGTTCGTGCACCATGAAGCTCAACCCGACCGCGGGCATGGAGACCATCACCTGGCCGGAGTTCGCCAACGTGCACCCCTACGCACCGGACTCCCAGACCGAGGGCTGGCGTGAGCTCATCACGGAGCTGGAGGACTGGCTCGCCCAGATCACCGGTTACGCCAAGGTGTCGGTCCAGCCCAACGCCGGCTCCCAGGGCGAACTCGCCGGCCTGCTGGCGATTCGGCGCTACCACCTCGCCAACGGCGACACGGAGCGCGACATCTGCCTCATCCCGGCCTCGGCACACGGCACCAACGCGGCCTCGGCGGTGCTCGCCCACCTGCGCGTCGTCGTGGTGGCCACCGCCACCGACGGCTCCATCGACCTCGCCGACCTGGACGCGAAGCTTAGCGAGCACGGCGAGCGCGTCGCCGCCATCATGGTCACCTACCCCTCCACGCACGGCGTCTACGAGGACACCATCCGCGAGGTGTGCGACAAGGTCCACGCCGCCGGCGGCCAGGTCTACATTGACGGCGCCAACATGAACGCGCTGGCGGGCCTGTCCAAGCCGGGCCAGTTCGGCGGCGACGTCAGCCACCTCAACCTGCACAAGACCTTCACCATCCCGCACGGCGGCGGTGGCCCGGGCGTCGGCCCGGTCGCCGTGGCCGAGCACCTCGTTCCCTTCCTGCCGACCGACCCGACCACCGCGGATCCCTACGAGGAGACCCCTGTCGACCGGGGCGTGCCGGTGGCGTCCACCGCCTACGGCTCCGCCGGCGTGCTGCAGATTCCGTGGTCCTACATCGCCATGACCGGCGCCGAGGGACAGAAGGCGGCCACCCAGCACGCCGTGCTGGCCGCCAACTACCTGGCCGCGCGCCTGAGTGATGCCTTCCCGGTGCTCTACACCGGCGAGAACGGCCTGGTCGGCCACGAGTGCATCCTCGACCTGCGGGAGCTGACCGACCAGTCGAAGGTCACCGCGACGGACGTCGCCAAGCGCCTGATCGACTACGGCTTCCACGCCCCCACCCTCTCCTTCCCGGTCGCCGGCACCCTCATGGTCGAGCCGACCGAGTCCGAGGACCTCAACGAGATCGACCGCTTCATCGAGGCGATGGTCGCCATCCGCGCCGAGATCCAGGAGATCATCGACGGCGGCGTCGAGTACGAGGCCTCCGTCCTGGCCAACGCCCCGTACACCGCCCAGGCGGTCACCGCCGACGACTGGACGTTCGAGTTCAGCCGCGCCCAG from Corynebacterium guangdongense includes the following:
- the sucB gene encoding 2-oxoglutarate dehydrogenase, E2 component, dihydrolipoamide succinyltransferase, with amino-acid sequence MAYSVEMPELGESVTEGTITQWLKSVGDTVEADEPLLEVSTDKVDTEIPSPVSGVLLEIKAEEDDEVEVGSVIAIIGEEGEAPAGDSGSNSSEQAEEPAAEEQSEAPAQEQSEDKPKAAPAASGSGSGSATDVQMPELGESVTEGTITQWLKSVGDTVEVDEPLLEVSTDKVDTEIPSPVAGTIVEILADEDDEVEVGAVIARIGDADAAPAEKAAPAAEEKQAEPTEVPSEAAIEEAESKDENETVEEAAPAASGSGSGSATDVQMPELGESVTEGTITQWLKSVGDTVEVDEPLLEVSTDKVDTEIPSPVAGTIVEILADEDDEVEVGAVIARIGDADAAPAEKAAETPAPAPTKVEKKEEKKASEKPKQEAPKAESAPAAEATPAASAGEAAENASSIKVNNSGNVPYVTPLVRKLAEKHGVDLNSLTGTGVGGRIRKQDVEAAAKAASAPAEDAAPAAAEATAPAQSGPRARWSTRAVDPEKQELIGTTQKVSRIRQITAAKMVEALQTSAQLTHVQEVDMTRIWDLRKKNKQAFVDKHGANPTFLGFIVKATAEALVSHPNVNASYNAETKEMTYHADVNIGIAVDTPMGLLVPVIKKAQDKSLVEIVKEIGELADKARNKRLAPDDLSGATFTVTNIGSEGALLDTPVLSPPQAGILGTAAIEKRPVVMQIDGDDVIAIRQMCYLPFTYDHQIVDGADAGRFVQTIKDRLETADFEADLNL
- a CDS encoding glycine cleavage T C-terminal barrel domain-containing protein, which gives rise to MPSFRNSHLLTLQQEAGAHFVGAHSWDLLTDYGDPVAEHHALRTTAGLADPAFVAITKVTGRGAAEFLAARLDGMPAEGLEEGQGTHAYLTNNLGGILADPMVYRCGEAYLLLTWIDKAHSLFHALHHEALGSDVLVTDESGTLQVLAVEGPRALDALLPVLGDEDASAVRDMVTPQIRRAGIAGTAAHITRFSFSGEDGFHLIIPRDESPRIWARLLEAVRSLGGLPVGADAVNSTRVEAGLPVYGHEYSSTIALPDLIRLNDGDPAPRKKLVGLRAKAGIPEPLTTGLVVRGEEILGETTSLVHSPTFGQTIAIAILDAASAAAGDEVEVQVNGANQPFILMDLPFYAR
- the gcvP gene encoding aminomethyl-transferring glycine dehydrogenase, whose protein sequence is MSPQTSAADSTAGFIARHLGPDSTERDHMLDVLGYDSLDALMDAAMPSAIRQEAAPVLPEPVSEEAAQARLRELGAKNVVLKAFYGQGFSDTLTPPVIRRGVVEDAGWYTAYTPYQPEISQGRLEALLSFQTMVQELSGLPVANASLLDEASAAAEAVGLMSRAVKKGRRVILDSRLHPQVLAVASERARAIELEVEITDLSADLVGEDLVGVLIAYPGTEGQVTDPRPVIDAIHSRGGLAAVATDPLSLMLLESPGEMGADIVIGNSQRFGVPLFFGGPHAAYMAVSDKLKRQIPGRLVGVSVDAHGRPAYRLALQTREQHIRREKATSNICTAQALLAVTASMYAVYHGRDGLLRIANRVHERATRFAASLRDGGVSVRHDAFFDTVAVEAPGRAQELVDAAADAGYLVRPIDADTVGVSFGESASEEDVAALAGVFGVGTVVAEAETAIPGSVQRETETLTHPIFNSIHSETQMMRYIRTLGDKDLALDRTMIPLGSCTMKLNPTAGMETITWPEFANVHPYAPDSQTEGWRELITELEDWLAQITGYAKVSVQPNAGSQGELAGLLAIRRYHLANGDTERDICLIPASAHGTNAASAVLAHLRVVVVATATDGSIDLADLDAKLSEHGERVAAIMVTYPSTHGVYEDTIREVCDKVHAAGGQVYIDGANMNALAGLSKPGQFGGDVSHLNLHKTFTIPHGGGGPGVGPVAVAEHLVPFLPTDPTTADPYEETPVDRGVPVASTAYGSAGVLQIPWSYIAMTGAEGQKAATQHAVLAANYLAARLSDAFPVLYTGENGLVGHECILDLRELTDQSKVTATDVAKRLIDYGFHAPTLSFPVAGTLMVEPTESEDLNEIDRFIEAMVAIRAEIQEIIDGGVEYEASVLANAPYTAQAVTADDWTFEFSRAQAAWPVDSMRTGLTNKYFPPVGRLDEAYGDRNLVCSCPPPEAFDISDDS